The following are from one region of the Salvia splendens isolate huo1 chromosome 2, SspV2, whole genome shotgun sequence genome:
- the LOC121793060 gene encoding uncharacterized protein LOC121793060 isoform X1, with amino-acid sequence MTAFACFGTRLACFNSIEMTSNMEIVSVTRQKQDPAWKHCEMLRNGGKVEIKCIYCGKIFKGGGIHRFKEHLACQKGNGATCSSVHPDVRLEMIQILSRTKKRPRLAKDKDKPACDSPGNSRSAVPNNSDGDIHVHAYDNPRIGAVELANNSGCLNSNHNTAACWDREDGMSWDREDGVSGKTNIKKKRETVATKALDVVNSNTAAFPALNLKKKVSIVDMAVGRFFFDVGLPADAVNSAYFQPMLDAIASQGTGVVGPSYHDLRSCILKNAVHEVRYDVDQCTAALGKTGCSILLYDSSSGKCKTFVNLFASSSEGTIFLRSADISCAIDSADALYELLKETVEEIGLRNVVQVVTTGEERNAIAGRRLAETYPSIFWTPCAGYCIDLMLQDIGELPMVKMILDQAKSISRYIYSNATTINMIRRYTSGVDLVDLGTTRSSSDFMTLKRMVNVRPNLQSMVTSEEWMESSYSKKEEGFALLDSICDQSFWSTCASITRLIDPILHLLRIVSSQKMPSMGSIYAGLYRVKDAIKKELVTRESYLVYWSIIDHRWEQLQRHPLHAAGFYLNPRHFYSLERDGYLHIRSLVYDCIEKLVPEPNIQDKIMRETTSYHSATGDFGRKMAIRARDTILPTEWWLTYGGECPNLARLAIRILSQTCCLIQHKVDKVSLERMHAGKNWLEHQRLSDLVYVQNNMSLKHMSSGERQEKAFDPLSYEHINLVEDWVMGNEFCSEDSEKKGWVDVEPPYGNVMESGLQINDVEAHGAGFDDYEILFGVKDSEEETGGENIHTGNTGDETIVPGGSARWSLN; translated from the exons atgaCTGCATTTGCATGTTTTGGAACTCGATTAGCTTGTTTCAATTCAATA GAGATGACTTCTAATATGGAGATAGTATCCGTGACTCGGCAGAAGCAAGATCCTGCCTGGAAGCATTGCGAAATGCTTAGAAATGGTGGGAAGGTCGAAATTAAGTGTATATACTGTGGGAAGATATTTAAGGGAGGAGGAATACATAGGTTTAAAGAACATCTCGCCTGCCAGAAAGGCAATGGCGCTACTTGCTCAAGTGTTCATCCTGATGTACGCCTCGAAATGATCCAGATTCTGAGTAGAACCAAGAAAAGACCCAGACTTGCTAAGGATAAGGATAAGCCTGCTTGTGATAGTCCTGGGAACAGTAGGTCTGCGGTACCTAACAATAGTGATGGGGACATTCATGTCCACGCGTATGATAATCCTCGGATCGGTGCAGTTGAATTAGCTAATAATAGTGGCTGCTTGAATAGTAATCATAATACGGCTGCCTGCTGGGATAGAGAGGATGGTATGAGCTGGGATAGAGAGGATGGTGTGAGCGGGAAAACAAATATTAAGAAGAAAAGAGAAACGGTGGCGACAAAAGCCCTTGATGTTGTTAACTCCAACACTGCTGCTTTTCCTGCTCTgaatttgaaaaagaaagttAGTATAGTTGATATGGCTGTAGGCCGTTTCTTCTTTGATGTTGGATTACCTGCAGATGCTGTTAATTCTGCCTATTTTCAACCAATGCTTGATGCAATAGCTTCTCAAGGGACAGGAGTTGTTGGCCCGTCCTACCACGACCTAAGGAGCTGTATTTTGAAGAATGCAGTTCATGAAGTGAGATATGATGTTGATCAATGCACAGCGGCTTTGGGAAAGACTGGTTGCTCGATTTTACTCTATGATTCGAGTTCAGGAAAGTGTAAAACCTTTGTCAACCTTTTTGCATCTTCTTCAGAAGGTACCATCTTCTTGAGGTCAGCGGATATATCTTGTGCCATAGATTCTGCAGATGCCCTTTATGAATTGTTAAAAGAAACTGTTGAAGAAATTGGTCTGAGAAATGTTGTGCAAGTGGTGACAACTGGTGAAGAGCGGAATGCTATTGCTGGGAGAAGGCTTGCCGAAACATACCCAAGTATTTTTTGGACTCCTTGTGCTGGTTATTGCATTGATTTAATGCTTCAGGACATAGGAGAATTACCCATGGTGAAGATGATACTTGACCAGGCTAAATCCATATCGAGGTATATCTATTCAAATGCTACTACTATAAATATGATAAGACGATACACATCTGGAGTGGATTTAGTTGATCTGGGAACTACTCGCTCATCTAGTGATTTTATGACTCTGAAAAGGATGGTTAATGTTAGACCTAATTTGCAGTCCATGGTTACTTCTGAGGAGTGGATGGAAAGCTCTTACTCAAAGAAAGAAGAAGGTTTCGCATTGCTAGACTCTATCTGTGATCAATCATTCTGGTCTACGTGTGCCTCAATAACACGTCTTATAGACCCAATTTTGCATCTATTAAGGATAGTAAGTAGTCAAAAGATGCCCTCTATGGGATCTATATATGCAGGGTTGTATCGAGTCAAAGATGCAATTAAGAAGGAGCTTGTTACCAGGGAATCATACTTAGTTTATTGGAGTATCATTGATCACAGGTGGGAACAACTTCAGCGGCACCCCCTTCACGCGGctggtttttatttaaatccTAGACATTTTTACAGTCTTGAAAGAGATGGGTATCTTCATATTCGATCATTAGTATATGATTGCATAGAGAAACTGGTTCCTGAACCAAATATCCAAGATAAAATTATGAGGGAAACaacctcttaccatagtgctaCAGGAGACTTTGGGCGGAAGATGGCCATCAGAGCAAGGGACACTATTCTTCCCA CTGAGTGGTGGCTAACGTATGGTGGGGAATGCCCTAATTTGGCTCGCTTGGCTATCCGCATTCTCAGCCAAACTTGCTGCTTGATCCAGCATAAGGTAGATAAAGTTTCTCTTGAACGAATGCATGCGGGGAAAAATTGGTTGGAGCATCAAAGGCTTAGTGATCTTGTTTATGTTCAGAACAACATGTCCTTGAAGCATAT GAGTTCAGGCGAAAGACAAGAGAAAGCTTTTGATCCTCTTTCTTATGAGCACATTAATTTAGTTGAAGACTGGGTAATGGGAAATGAATTTTGCTCAGAGGATTCGGAAAAGAAGGGAtgggtggatgttgagcctccTTATGGTAATGTTATGGAATCTGGCCTGCAAATTAATGATGTTGAAGCCCATGGGGCAG GATTTGATGATTATGAAATCCTTTTTGGGGTGAAAGATAGCGAAGAAGAAACTGGCGGTGAAAACATACACACAGGGAATACTGGTGATGAGACCATAGTTCCAG GTGGTTCTGCAAGATGGAGTTTGAATTGA
- the LOC121793060 gene encoding uncharacterized protein LOC121793060 isoform X3, protein MTAFACFGTRLACFNSIEMTSNMEIVSVTRQKQDPAWKHCEMLRNGGKVEIKCIYCGKIFKGGGIHRFKEHLACQKGNGATCSSVHPDVRLEMIQILSRTKKRPRLAKDKDKPACDSPGNSRSAVPNNSDGDIHVHAYDNPRIGAVELANNSGCLNSNHNTAACWDREDGMSWDREDGVSGKTNIKKKRETVATKALDVVNSNTAAFPALNLKKKVSIVDMAVGRFFFDVGLPADAVNSAYFQPMLDAIASQGTGVVGPSYHDLRSCILKNAVHEVRYDVDQCTAALGKTGCSILLYDSSSGKCKTFVNLFASSSEGTIFLRSADISCAIDSADALYELLKETVEEIGLRNVVQVVTTGEERNAIAGRRLAETYPSIFWTPCAGYCIDLMLQDIGELPMVKMILDQAKSISRYIYSNATTINMIRRYTSGVDLVDLGTTRSSSDFMTLKRMVNVRPNLQSMVTSEEWMESSYSKKEEGFALLDSICDQSFWSTCASITRLIDPILHLLRIVSSQKMPSMGSIYAGLYRVKDAIKKELVTRESYLVYWSIIDHRWEQLQRHPLHAAGFYLNPRHFYSLERDGYLHIRSLVYDCIEKLVPEPNIQDKIMRETTSYHSATGDFGRKMAIRARDTILPTEWWLTYGGECPNLARLAIRILSQTCCLIQHKVDKVSLERMHAGKNWLEHQRLSDLVYVQNNMSLKHMRKTRESF, encoded by the exons atgaCTGCATTTGCATGTTTTGGAACTCGATTAGCTTGTTTCAATTCAATA GAGATGACTTCTAATATGGAGATAGTATCCGTGACTCGGCAGAAGCAAGATCCTGCCTGGAAGCATTGCGAAATGCTTAGAAATGGTGGGAAGGTCGAAATTAAGTGTATATACTGTGGGAAGATATTTAAGGGAGGAGGAATACATAGGTTTAAAGAACATCTCGCCTGCCAGAAAGGCAATGGCGCTACTTGCTCAAGTGTTCATCCTGATGTACGCCTCGAAATGATCCAGATTCTGAGTAGAACCAAGAAAAGACCCAGACTTGCTAAGGATAAGGATAAGCCTGCTTGTGATAGTCCTGGGAACAGTAGGTCTGCGGTACCTAACAATAGTGATGGGGACATTCATGTCCACGCGTATGATAATCCTCGGATCGGTGCAGTTGAATTAGCTAATAATAGTGGCTGCTTGAATAGTAATCATAATACGGCTGCCTGCTGGGATAGAGAGGATGGTATGAGCTGGGATAGAGAGGATGGTGTGAGCGGGAAAACAAATATTAAGAAGAAAAGAGAAACGGTGGCGACAAAAGCCCTTGATGTTGTTAACTCCAACACTGCTGCTTTTCCTGCTCTgaatttgaaaaagaaagttAGTATAGTTGATATGGCTGTAGGCCGTTTCTTCTTTGATGTTGGATTACCTGCAGATGCTGTTAATTCTGCCTATTTTCAACCAATGCTTGATGCAATAGCTTCTCAAGGGACAGGAGTTGTTGGCCCGTCCTACCACGACCTAAGGAGCTGTATTTTGAAGAATGCAGTTCATGAAGTGAGATATGATGTTGATCAATGCACAGCGGCTTTGGGAAAGACTGGTTGCTCGATTTTACTCTATGATTCGAGTTCAGGAAAGTGTAAAACCTTTGTCAACCTTTTTGCATCTTCTTCAGAAGGTACCATCTTCTTGAGGTCAGCGGATATATCTTGTGCCATAGATTCTGCAGATGCCCTTTATGAATTGTTAAAAGAAACTGTTGAAGAAATTGGTCTGAGAAATGTTGTGCAAGTGGTGACAACTGGTGAAGAGCGGAATGCTATTGCTGGGAGAAGGCTTGCCGAAACATACCCAAGTATTTTTTGGACTCCTTGTGCTGGTTATTGCATTGATTTAATGCTTCAGGACATAGGAGAATTACCCATGGTGAAGATGATACTTGACCAGGCTAAATCCATATCGAGGTATATCTATTCAAATGCTACTACTATAAATATGATAAGACGATACACATCTGGAGTGGATTTAGTTGATCTGGGAACTACTCGCTCATCTAGTGATTTTATGACTCTGAAAAGGATGGTTAATGTTAGACCTAATTTGCAGTCCATGGTTACTTCTGAGGAGTGGATGGAAAGCTCTTACTCAAAGAAAGAAGAAGGTTTCGCATTGCTAGACTCTATCTGTGATCAATCATTCTGGTCTACGTGTGCCTCAATAACACGTCTTATAGACCCAATTTTGCATCTATTAAGGATAGTAAGTAGTCAAAAGATGCCCTCTATGGGATCTATATATGCAGGGTTGTATCGAGTCAAAGATGCAATTAAGAAGGAGCTTGTTACCAGGGAATCATACTTAGTTTATTGGAGTATCATTGATCACAGGTGGGAACAACTTCAGCGGCACCCCCTTCACGCGGctggtttttatttaaatccTAGACATTTTTACAGTCTTGAAAGAGATGGGTATCTTCATATTCGATCATTAGTATATGATTGCATAGAGAAACTGGTTCCTGAACCAAATATCCAAGATAAAATTATGAGGGAAACaacctcttaccatagtgctaCAGGAGACTTTGGGCGGAAGATGGCCATCAGAGCAAGGGACACTATTCTTCCCA CTGAGTGGTGGCTAACGTATGGTGGGGAATGCCCTAATTTGGCTCGCTTGGCTATCCGCATTCTCAGCCAAACTTGCTGCTTGATCCAGCATAAGGTAGATAAAGTTTCTCTTGAACGAATGCATGCGGGGAAAAATTGGTTGGAGCATCAAAGGCTTAGTGATCTTGTTTATGTTCAGAACAACATGTCCTTGAAGCATAT GCGAAAGACAAGAGAAAGCTTTTGA
- the LOC121767777 gene encoding ABC transporter G family member 15-like, translating into MEIEAEVGDIETAMPRNGGEAYLVWEDLTVVLPNFGQGPTRKLLHGLSGYAVPGRIMAIMGPSGSGKSTLLDALAGRLSRNIVMTGNIHLNGKKQRLDYGVVAYVTQEDVLLGTLTVRETLRYSAHLRLPSTMTKQAIKQVVEATIMEMGLQDCADRQIGNWQMRGISGGEKKRVSIALEILTRPRLMFLDEPTSGLDSAAAFFVIQSIKNLSRDGRTIICSIHQPSSEVFALFDDLYLLSGGETVYFGEARTGIKFFAESGFPCPSRRNPSDHFLRCINSDFDIVTTTLKGSQRLGEQDNKADPLLNMVTSDIRSTLIEKYKQSEYAQMARSRMQQVSLVRGLDIQAIKGSQASWWKQLTTLTKRSFLNMSRDIGYYWSRIVIYTIVALCVGTLFYDVGTSYTAILARGACGGFVTGYMTFMSIGGFPSFVEEMKVFYRERLNGYYGVAVFILSNFFSSLPFLVAISSITGTITFFMVKYRSDFSRYAFFCLNLFGCIAMVESVMMIVASLVPNFLMGIIAGAGVLGIMMMTAGFFRLLPDLPKVFWRYPVSFIGYGAWSLQGGYKNDMLGLVFDPLFPGDPKLTGEYVLTKMFGLSLDHSKWWDLCAVYALIVVYRFLFFVILKLKERAGPYVHSLYARRTAYRLKKRPSTLRRSTSRPSKRHTVALSSQEGLNSPLA; encoded by the exons ATGGAAATAGAGGCGGAGGTTGGCGATATAGAGACGGCGATGCCTCGGAACGGCGGCGAAGCATACTTGGTGTGGGAAGATCTAACGGTGGTGCTGCCCAATTTCGGACAGGGTCCGACCCGGAAGCTGCTTCATGGGCTAAGCGGGTATGCCGTACCGGGTCGGATCATGGCTATTATGGGCCCTTCCGGCTCCGGCAAGTCCACCCTTCTTGATGCATTGGCAG GTAGATTGTCAAGAAACATCGTCATGACTGGAAACATTCATCTGAACGGGAAGAAGCAGAGGCTGGATTATGGTGTGGTG GCTTATGTTACACAAGAGGATGTGCTGTTGGGGACTCTGACAGTGCGGGAGACGCTGAGGTACTCGGCCCACCTGAGGCTTCCGAGCACCATGACTAAGCAGGCGATCAAACAAGTCGTGGAGGCGACCATCATGGAGATGGGCCTCCAAGACTGCGCTGATCGACAGATTGGAAACTGGCAGATGAGAGGCATAAGTGGTGGTGAGAAGAAGAGAGTGAGCATTGCTCTTGAGATCCTCACGCGCCCTCGCCTCATGTTTCTTGATGAGCCTACCAGTGGCCTCGACAGTGCAGCCGCCTTCTTTGTCATCCAGTCCATCAAGAATCTTTCCCGGGACGGGAGGACTATCATCTGCTCCATCCACCAGCCTAGCAGCGAAGTTTTCGCCCTCTTTGATGATCTTTATTTGCTGTCCGGAGGGGAAACGGTTTACTTTGGTGAAGCTCGCACAGGGATTAAg TTTTTTGCAGAATCAGGGTTTCCCTGTCCGAGCAGGCGGAATCCCTCAGATCATTTCCTGCGCTGCATCAACTCGGACTTTGACATTGTAACGACAACGCTGAAAGGATCACAGAGACTTGGT GAACAAGACAATAAAGCAGATCCTCTGTTGAATATGGTGACATCAGATATAAGATCAACTCTTATTGAGAAATATAAGCAATCGGAGTATGCACAAATGGCAAGATCGAGGATGCAACAAGTCTCCCTTGTT CGAGGTCTGGACATTCAAGCGATAAAAGGAAGCCAAGCTAGTTGGTGGAAGCAGCTCACGACACTGACCAAGAGATCCTTCTTGAACATGTCTCGGGACATTGGATATTACTGGTCTCGGATCGTCATATACACCATTGTTGCTTTATGTGTCGGGACCCTGTTCTACGACGTTGGCACCAGCTACACAGCGATACTAGCTCGTGGCGCTTGTGGTGGCTTCGTCACTGGTTACATGACTTTCATGTCCATAGGAGGATTTCCATCCTTTGTAGAGGAAATGAAG GTCTTCTATCGGGAGAGGCTGAACGGGTACTATGGCGTGGCCGTGTTCATATTGTCCAACTTCTTTTCGTCGTTGCCATTCTTGGTTGCAATCTCATCTATTACCGGGACAATAACCTTTTTCATGGTGAAGTATCGGTCTGATTTCTCGCGTTACGCCTTCTTCTGCCTGAATTTATTCGGGTGCATTGCTATGGTGGAGAGCGTGATGATGATTGTTGCGTCGCTAGTCCCAAACTTCTTGATGGGGATCATAGCTGGAGCAGGAGTTCTT GGTATTATGATGATGACGGCTGGCTTCTTCCGTCTCCTCCCCGATCTCCCCAAGGTCTTCTGGCGCTACCCCGTCTCCTTCATTGGATATGGGGCGTGGTCGTTGCAG GGAGGATACAAGAACGACATGTTGGGGCTCGTGTTCGACCCTTTGTTCCCTGGGGATCCAAAGCTCACCGGAGAATATGTATTGACGAAGATGTTTGGTTTATCACTGGATCATTCAAAGTGGTGGGATCTATGCGCGGTGTATGCTCTCATCGTCGTATATAGATTCCTCTTCTTCGTGATTCTCAAGCTGAAAGAGAGAGCAGGGCCGTATGTGCATTCACTCTatgcgaggagaactgcataCCGTCTCAAGAAACGACCATCCACGTTGCGTAGATCGACGTCTCGTCCCTCGAAGAGGCATACTGTGGCATTGTCATCCCAAGAAGGCCTCAATTCCCCCCTTGCATAG
- the LOC121793060 gene encoding uncharacterized protein LOC121793060 isoform X2, with amino-acid sequence MTSNMEIVSVTRQKQDPAWKHCEMLRNGGKVEIKCIYCGKIFKGGGIHRFKEHLACQKGNGATCSSVHPDVRLEMIQILSRTKKRPRLAKDKDKPACDSPGNSRSAVPNNSDGDIHVHAYDNPRIGAVELANNSGCLNSNHNTAACWDREDGMSWDREDGVSGKTNIKKKRETVATKALDVVNSNTAAFPALNLKKKVSIVDMAVGRFFFDVGLPADAVNSAYFQPMLDAIASQGTGVVGPSYHDLRSCILKNAVHEVRYDVDQCTAALGKTGCSILLYDSSSGKCKTFVNLFASSSEGTIFLRSADISCAIDSADALYELLKETVEEIGLRNVVQVVTTGEERNAIAGRRLAETYPSIFWTPCAGYCIDLMLQDIGELPMVKMILDQAKSISRYIYSNATTINMIRRYTSGVDLVDLGTTRSSSDFMTLKRMVNVRPNLQSMVTSEEWMESSYSKKEEGFALLDSICDQSFWSTCASITRLIDPILHLLRIVSSQKMPSMGSIYAGLYRVKDAIKKELVTRESYLVYWSIIDHRWEQLQRHPLHAAGFYLNPRHFYSLERDGYLHIRSLVYDCIEKLVPEPNIQDKIMRETTSYHSATGDFGRKMAIRARDTILPTEWWLTYGGECPNLARLAIRILSQTCCLIQHKVDKVSLERMHAGKNWLEHQRLSDLVYVQNNMSLKHMSSGERQEKAFDPLSYEHINLVEDWVMGNEFCSEDSEKKGWVDVEPPYGNVMESGLQINDVEAHGAGFDDYEILFGVKDSEEETGGENIHTGNTGDETIVPGGSARWSLN; translated from the exons ATGACTTCTAATATGGAGATAGTATCCGTGACTCGGCAGAAGCAAGATCCTGCCTGGAAGCATTGCGAAATGCTTAGAAATGGTGGGAAGGTCGAAATTAAGTGTATATACTGTGGGAAGATATTTAAGGGAGGAGGAATACATAGGTTTAAAGAACATCTCGCCTGCCAGAAAGGCAATGGCGCTACTTGCTCAAGTGTTCATCCTGATGTACGCCTCGAAATGATCCAGATTCTGAGTAGAACCAAGAAAAGACCCAGACTTGCTAAGGATAAGGATAAGCCTGCTTGTGATAGTCCTGGGAACAGTAGGTCTGCGGTACCTAACAATAGTGATGGGGACATTCATGTCCACGCGTATGATAATCCTCGGATCGGTGCAGTTGAATTAGCTAATAATAGTGGCTGCTTGAATAGTAATCATAATACGGCTGCCTGCTGGGATAGAGAGGATGGTATGAGCTGGGATAGAGAGGATGGTGTGAGCGGGAAAACAAATATTAAGAAGAAAAGAGAAACGGTGGCGACAAAAGCCCTTGATGTTGTTAACTCCAACACTGCTGCTTTTCCTGCTCTgaatttgaaaaagaaagttAGTATAGTTGATATGGCTGTAGGCCGTTTCTTCTTTGATGTTGGATTACCTGCAGATGCTGTTAATTCTGCCTATTTTCAACCAATGCTTGATGCAATAGCTTCTCAAGGGACAGGAGTTGTTGGCCCGTCCTACCACGACCTAAGGAGCTGTATTTTGAAGAATGCAGTTCATGAAGTGAGATATGATGTTGATCAATGCACAGCGGCTTTGGGAAAGACTGGTTGCTCGATTTTACTCTATGATTCGAGTTCAGGAAAGTGTAAAACCTTTGTCAACCTTTTTGCATCTTCTTCAGAAGGTACCATCTTCTTGAGGTCAGCGGATATATCTTGTGCCATAGATTCTGCAGATGCCCTTTATGAATTGTTAAAAGAAACTGTTGAAGAAATTGGTCTGAGAAATGTTGTGCAAGTGGTGACAACTGGTGAAGAGCGGAATGCTATTGCTGGGAGAAGGCTTGCCGAAACATACCCAAGTATTTTTTGGACTCCTTGTGCTGGTTATTGCATTGATTTAATGCTTCAGGACATAGGAGAATTACCCATGGTGAAGATGATACTTGACCAGGCTAAATCCATATCGAGGTATATCTATTCAAATGCTACTACTATAAATATGATAAGACGATACACATCTGGAGTGGATTTAGTTGATCTGGGAACTACTCGCTCATCTAGTGATTTTATGACTCTGAAAAGGATGGTTAATGTTAGACCTAATTTGCAGTCCATGGTTACTTCTGAGGAGTGGATGGAAAGCTCTTACTCAAAGAAAGAAGAAGGTTTCGCATTGCTAGACTCTATCTGTGATCAATCATTCTGGTCTACGTGTGCCTCAATAACACGTCTTATAGACCCAATTTTGCATCTATTAAGGATAGTAAGTAGTCAAAAGATGCCCTCTATGGGATCTATATATGCAGGGTTGTATCGAGTCAAAGATGCAATTAAGAAGGAGCTTGTTACCAGGGAATCATACTTAGTTTATTGGAGTATCATTGATCACAGGTGGGAACAACTTCAGCGGCACCCCCTTCACGCGGctggtttttatttaaatccTAGACATTTTTACAGTCTTGAAAGAGATGGGTATCTTCATATTCGATCATTAGTATATGATTGCATAGAGAAACTGGTTCCTGAACCAAATATCCAAGATAAAATTATGAGGGAAACaacctcttaccatagtgctaCAGGAGACTTTGGGCGGAAGATGGCCATCAGAGCAAGGGACACTATTCTTCCCA CTGAGTGGTGGCTAACGTATGGTGGGGAATGCCCTAATTTGGCTCGCTTGGCTATCCGCATTCTCAGCCAAACTTGCTGCTTGATCCAGCATAAGGTAGATAAAGTTTCTCTTGAACGAATGCATGCGGGGAAAAATTGGTTGGAGCATCAAAGGCTTAGTGATCTTGTTTATGTTCAGAACAACATGTCCTTGAAGCATAT GAGTTCAGGCGAAAGACAAGAGAAAGCTTTTGATCCTCTTTCTTATGAGCACATTAATTTAGTTGAAGACTGGGTAATGGGAAATGAATTTTGCTCAGAGGATTCGGAAAAGAAGGGAtgggtggatgttgagcctccTTATGGTAATGTTATGGAATCTGGCCTGCAAATTAATGATGTTGAAGCCCATGGGGCAG GATTTGATGATTATGAAATCCTTTTTGGGGTGAAAGATAGCGAAGAAGAAACTGGCGGTGAAAACATACACACAGGGAATACTGGTGATGAGACCATAGTTCCAG GTGGTTCTGCAAGATGGAGTTTGAATTGA